The following nucleotide sequence is from Dromaius novaehollandiae isolate bDroNov1 chromosome Z, bDroNov1.hap1, whole genome shotgun sequence.
CAGTTAACagttaaaaacagttaaaaagttAACAAAGATATTTTTGAGCAATTAGTTGGAAGACAtttcaaaaagaatttaaaatgcaAGCCAGTAAAAATGTAACCCCCTGACTTACGCAGTTCCCCATTTTTTTTATACTTACTGCATGCAAAACACACATGTTATTTTCCCGGTTTTCACAAgcaatttttgtttcaaatccTTTAAATGTGcaagttttctctttttaacataGCTCCTTATGTGCTTAGTCTAAGGTTTATGCGTGCTGGCTGGCCATAAAGCAAGAATTCTGCTGTTTGGGGTAGGGGGGAATGAGAGTTTCAGCATCTATGTTTGTTTCTGtgcagaatgaaacaaaaatctttataAACCCTTTGTGGAATCATGTGATCGCAGTGCCTGTTAGCCTGGTGGTTGGGCTACTTAGCTGAGATGCAGCTAATGCGGATATTTAAGGCTGTACTCAAGAACTagcagaaaaaggacaaaaagggtTTTGATATGGTTTCATAAGCTGTTCCAAGCCAGAGGAATGCCAGAACCGTTTGGCTCTTTGTTATTCTGATGTGAGTGACAGTCTTGTGGTATGATATTTTCTAACAGTATTTTTGTCTTCACAATCAGCATTTTGGGGGGTGAAGGGAGGGGAAGGTTTTGACAATCAATTTTAATCTGTTCTGGCTCTTTCTCTTGCCAGATACTAAAGTAATGTAGTTGGAAATAAAGTTGTGTATTGTGCATGGCTGTATACTCCATTATCTGCTTGCAGTCTGCATAATAATTTTGcttgtcctttttctctcttctcattgAATAGAAAGAGCAGTTCAAACTAGGCTCTGAAAAATTACTATCAAGGCAGTATTTCTCTGATATATAATGAAATTTAGCTGTGGCCTTTGAACTTAAAGCAGCATGAAGAAAATGTGTCCTCCTCTACTCTTTGTGGCATTCACTGGATCTCAGTTTCCTGTGCTTTTGGGAAGATACTACCCACTTAATTCTTGTTCTcgtgtttttcttctttactggATCTGTCACAAGGTTAGTCAATCAATGACTAACAGGCCCATGAGAAATTCTTGTATTTTGTGAAAGCGTTGTATAATATGGTTCAGACAAGAACTATTgagagaggatgcaaaaagacaaaaacatcctGTGggtctgtggggaaaaaaaaatactataaagAGAAGTTTGAAGGTGCTTTGGGACAGAGAGCACACTGCTGTTCGGAGTGAATTGGATTTCTGAAAGGTAAGGGACCTTGCTTTATTGTGAGCCTTGAAGGAATAAAAGTTACAATCTGAATTAACAGTCATAACTGATTGCCAAGACTGTAAATGTTGCAATCGTATTAAAATATAAGTAAATGAAATCTCTGGGTTTATTTTTGCATAACAGCCATAATTCCAAGAATTGGAGTGGGGTCCATTGTGCCTTGTGCACCATTAGGAACAGTTTTAATTGTAGTTTGTGCAGACTCCCCACTGAAGGAGTGAGGGGGTGTGTGTCTTACATAAAAACCCAACAAATTTGAACTAGAATCAATTTTCCATACTTAAAAGTATATACAGTGGCTGTAGTGCAAttcttaaaagtaatttttcaaaaTCTAATAGAACTTGAAGACTTAAACCTTTGAATTTAGGGAGAGTTTTGCAGCACTTCCTTTTTGCCTAGagatttcaaagcacttaaaTAATCTAACACACATTTTGCTGTGAGAGAGGGTTCAGGTTGTGTGATTTCTACAAACAGcaagaaagagttaaaaataacagTCTGGAGATTCAGGATTTAGAATCATTTGGTATATGTTGTAAATCTGTTAAGCTCTCTCCATTATTTGAGAAAACAGACCAAAGTTCTTTGGAGTTTGGGGGAGAACAGAATTTGGCTATTATGAATGTCAAAGAACTAAACTGTAGACATTTTTGCTGCCGTATGAACTATCATCTAgcaaaatattacttttttatGGGTTTCTTATCACTAAGTACTAGTAGCAAGAACAAAAAGCTATTGCTTCCACAAGAACAGTTAATTTGAGAAGCCAAGCAGAAATGGTAACATTAATAAAGCCACTTTATTGGAAAGAAGTATTAACAGTAGAAGTTTGGCAATAAATGTCGCTGgcaaattcatttcattttgcaatgATGAAATTTCAGTTCTTTTTGATGAAGGATGATGTAATTTCTGCTAGTCACTACTTATAATAAAAATagtttataataaaaaataatacaagGAAACAAATTCTCCCTTCCATTTCTCATTTTCGCTTCCTGTCTTTCATTTGGGAATGTATATTCTGCTACCTCAGGTTCTGTCTAATTTAAGGAGAAATTTGAAATATGCTGGTAGTATCCAGTCATGGCTTTGGGATGGAAGAACTGAGATGGATAATAATGAGGCATATCAGTTTACCTAGGCCATTCTAGGTTTTCAAGCTATTGCATGAAACTCTTAGTTTGGGCCACAGACCTGCGTGACCCTGGGCGAATCTCCTCACTTGCTTAtgcctcttcttcctttccactgtCCTCTCTTCAATTGTAAAGGCTTCAAGATGGGGATTTTTGCTGCTGTGCACAACAGCAAGGGCAATGGGCAGCTAGAATTAGCAGTGATCTGTGTTTGGCCAGTAATATTTAATAATATACCTGTTCATACTGACTCAACagcttattttatattcttttatctCTTCGGCGTAAGCTGGAATCAAGTGCTTAAAACCTGGAGAAATCACAATGTAATAGAGTTGATGACTGAATGATGTTTAAAAGATGCAGGTAGTATAATTTGGTAGTcttgttttttcagaaaatgtctgcCAAAGAGAACCCTACAGTGGAGATGGATGATGGTAAAATATGTGAGCTGAATCCTTCTCTATTGCAAGCTCTTTTTTCTCATCTAAACTTGGATTTTCAaaagttagcaaaaaaaaaatagaggcagAATTCCAACAGCTCCGTGATCAGCTGCAAGGCGGTTATAACCCTACCATAAGAATTGAACGCAGTAGATTAAAATCTTTCTTGTCCTATAACTCTTATTCATGGTCTCAGACAGAAATGGCAGCTGCTGGGTTTTATCACATGGATGTTGAATCCAGTGTGCAGTGTTTCTGCTGCGGATTAGTTTTATTTGCCACGAAAGTTAGATGTTCGCCATATGAACAACAAGAGACTTCATCCCATGTGTGAATTTGTTCTTGGCAAGGAGGTGGGTAATATTTCAAAGTAGGACATACGTGTTGAGTATCTGGAGAAGAATCCGGCAGAGCATATATACAGATACGAGGAGGAAGCGATCCTTCAGTCCGTTGACGGGTGTCTGTTGTATGCCGGAGGAAAGCAGCCTGCTTTGCTTGCCAGAGTTGGATTTTTCTCTGCAGGTAACTGGAAATGATGCTTGGAAGgatttctgttttgatttatgaAACAGTGTGGATCTCCTTACAATATTTAAATGGATGCAACATTTGtagattctgtattttttttattagtgtgTAAATTgtataaattcagatttttcaatttcaggccccccccaccccccgaaatGATAGCATTGGCAAGGACAGGACCTTTATTCCTATTAAACTCTCACTTACTTAAAAATTGTCCATGGCAGATGGCTCAATTTGGTTGCCTTTCGTTCATTTAGCAATTTCAGTTCATATTGACTGATGATATTTAGAGGCATTACacattccctccctcccccccaatacAGCCAGGGCCTTAGTCTGATCAAATGATTTTCCTGAGACTCCGTGACTGCTGGTCCTGCTGTGACTTCATACTTCTGTTTCAACATTGAATGAAATGAGACGTTTGAagtttttacaaaaaaagaactCAAAAAAGCATAAGAATGGCTGTATTAGTTCAGACTGAAGTCATCTGACCGATTTCCAACAGTGATGGTAAGCCAACACCTGGGAAAGAGTAAGAAAGGGAAACATATACTTCCTCCCTATATTTGTGCAACCTTAGACTAGTTTCTACATGGGGGAATCCCCCTGGTTTAGACAATGAGAATCTCCCTGACTCACTGCAGTGAGCATCAATGCAAACGTGTTAGAGGACACCACTTCTCTGCAATTGTCATCGTCCTCTTTGAAGGGTTCTTTTATAGCCTGGTGATCATTTGGCCTCGCCAGCTCTTTTCACTGGCTTTTTGTTCCTTGTCCTTTGGAAGAATGTTTAGATTCCTTTGACTTGTTACTCTTTagctctttcttttccagccTGCTTGACTTTGTTTTTATACCAAATCTGCCAGAGATTTTGAGCCTTCTTTTTCTCTACTCAGAGACTTTAGCTTTTGAATTATACCTTTTTAATTCTTgtaatctgttttattttgctgtcagCCATACTGCTTTCCTCTAACTTTTCACAAGTCTTTTCTAATAGTTAGCACATACTAGTGTTGCCCTTTCACTATGACATCTTTCAAGAACTCTCTACTGCCTGTAAGGGTGcttcacccctccccccccagtcACACTTTCCAGCTTTCTTATTTTTACCATCATTCTCCTTTTTGAAGTGTCACAGCCTTAGCAAGTTTCCTCTTCCTGTGGGGATGTTGAATCTAAGTAAATTACAGTCACTGTTACAGGGATGCCTCCACTATGAGATGCTGAGCTCTTCCCTGCACATTATTCAATACCAAGTCAAATTCTTCTTGTAGACTTGAAAACTATCTTGCTCCATAAAATTATCACTGATAACCTCTAAAAAAAGTCATCTCCACTTTGCATCTCAAGGTGACCTTTGTGCAGTCTGCTTGGGGACTAACTGGTTTCACTCAATacaattgtattttttttgtccGCATTGTCCCTCTCGTTTCTCTGAACATAATGTACTCAGTTTTGCCATCCTGGTTGGGTAGCTGGTGATCTGGACCAAGTATTGTATTATTCCAATATAGGGCTGAAATTTCAAACCATAGAAATTAAGTGTTCCTTTCCAGTAGTTCGTTGATTTTATTCTAATATCTCTTACATATTATACCCCTTCTCCTTCTGGCACATTCTTCCTGTGTATTCTATATACTGACACTACAGCATTTGACTGACCTGTCTGTCTTCCGTCAAGTTTATGTTGACTATCAATATCTTAATTTAGGGTCAGCTATTTTAGTTCTTCTGTCTTAGTCTTTTGGTTCTGGAATTTATTTACTTAGCTCCAACAAGTACACTAACTCACTggaatgaagaagaagaagaaaaaaagatcactgTATGAAGCCTTTACAATGTCTCAAAGTTACTTCTGAAGTTTTAATTTGGTGAAAGGTCCTACCTGATATTTTCACTGTCAGATATGCACCAAGTTTAGAACTAGCCTTCCTAATCTTGAACAAGTCAAGTTAAATGGAAATCTAAGCAGTTCTAGATACCATTTTAACTTCAATTGTTATGATCtaagaaaaaggctttccttaGCAGTAAAGTTTGAACTGATGATATGCGCTGGTACACTCATGGTCCCGTGGCTCACGTAAAACACACGAAAGGGTATGATAATGTCTGTGAAATGTAGCCCTCTACATGCAGGTGAGAAAGATATAGTGCAGTGTTTTGCTTGTGGTGGATGTCTGGGAAATTGGGAAGATGGTGATGATCCCTGGAGAGAACATGCTAAATGGTTCCCTGAGTAAGTAACAGACTATTCTAGAGATATTTCTTCATTTATAAAAAGGTTGATTTGTTTTGAGATCTCTTTTTCTTAGCAATAAGGTTGgatcccccccctttttttctcttcgGTGTTGTTATATTCAGACAACTGATTTCAACAGCACTTTATTTTTGAGAGTCCCTAATTCTGTCTTGCTTCAGGTTGGAAAGATGAACTGGACCATGTTATAAGTCTTTCCTATCCCTAACCTTGGATTATTCATTGTATGTTCTGGTTTATGTCCCTTCTAAAGATATCCTATTGGCTTTTCTATGAGCAAAAGCCAGATGACTATTCTCCTAGAGAGTCACTAGGTTGCATGAACAATGCTGATGGCACCAATAAGTTTGCCCTTGTTTCATTATCTTTCTGATGTGAAAAATCCTGAGTATATACTTCTTAATAACTGAAGCATTGCTCTCAGCATTTTAATTGGAATTAATGTTTAGGATTAATAGTTGTTTTGTAATTTTGTAGGTGTGAATTCCTTCAAAGTAGGAAATCTAGTGAGGAAATTATATTCAAAGCTACTGTGGGTTCTTTGGGGTGGTGGTAATCttgtaatcttttctttttttttttttttttttttttttttttttttttttttttttttgcatggaggATCTATCTGGGACTTGAAGACAGGCAAATTAAGCCTTGACCCTGATTTTCAATACCCTCAAACCCAAAGAAGAATCCCATCCCCAAACCTATATATAATTACATACTCTCAGTGGAGTTTGTTTCGCTTTTATTTTGGTGCATATCCAAACTGGTTGCCTATATGTAGGCTGCCCATTGGTGAAAAGGAACAGAAACCTCTATTGGCTTTTATTCAGCCCTAAGTTAAAAACCATTGCCTTCGTATTTGTTACTGTAGATCACCATTAACAATGAAAGCTGCTCTagattgttgtttttattttttcttgaaacaagATTACATGAGTGAAAGATTATAGGTTCTGTATTTCCGAAACCTTTGCTACAagtaaaaatttgttttctgtagcCGTGTTAAATGTGCAGCTTAAGGAGACCTTTCTAACTTGCatttgcctgtgtgtgtgtgaaagaggaCAAATAAATGAAACCTGAAGGGTtcgaaagaaaaacaaagattctTATCTGTGGTATAAACTAATAATACATATTTAGAGTTCTCTGTAAGATACGTTTTTGTTGTaatgtttttgctttgctgtgaGCCTGACAGATATATTTGTAAACTAGTTCTGCCCCTGCTTTAGAGTCTGATAGTAGACCAAAGCTTTCCCTCATATCAAATATCTGTGATTGCAAAGGTGATCCCATCTTGATTATCTTTGAGGATGGAGGAGTTCGACTGGATTCTTTTAAAACTTGGCCAGCAAAATCGTGTGTCAAAGCCACCACTCTTGCCAAAGCCGAGTTTTTCTATATAGGTTTGTACCAAGTTTATTGGCTATATAAACACAGAACAAGTAGAAGATCCACTGTGGAATGCAGATGGGACACAGGTTAAAGGTAGCCCTGGTATCTAAAATCTTATGTTAGCTTTCAACAAGGAGAGTAACACAGTTGCAAAATCAGAATGGATTTTGCAAAAGCTGGAGTAAGGGAACTGAAATGGAATGACCACTTCTCATATGGTCATTCCATTCCTCTCAAATTGAAGAACTGCAAGTAGGGTATATTTTTAGAAAGGAGGAAGCCCTAATCTGGgcttatataataataataataatttgtattTGTCTGATGTCACAAGCTAAAGGACAATAATGCCAGAAAAGGGAAACAGTTTGAACTGGCAGTGAATGACTTTAGCCTGTGAATTAGGTGATGACTTCTAATCATAAGAAGAGTGACATTATGGAGTAATATTCCACCAGGGGAAATGTGCAGCAGACCTAATTGCCCTCATAAGCAGAGGGAAAGAATGACTTGGTGCAGTTCTTTCAGGTAGCCGGGACCTTGATTTGCTGCACGTGTGGCTGCGTGTTCCTTCAGATGTCTCACCCCTCCAGGGTTCCTGCCTTTTCTTCATGCTTCTGTTGGatgtaaaagggaagaaaagaggaaaagcttctttcagTAGTTTTACGTGCTTCTGATGTAGAGTAAGCAGCAACCTGGCTAGTGTCAGGGCAAAGCAGTGAAACCTCCAGGTTATTCAGGTTATTCTGTGTTCAGCCACCATCTGAAAAAATTACCAGAGTCTAGGGACCTCTGTCTTTTTCTGTataagcttgcttttttttttttttttttttttttttgagctaaaaGGAAAGAGGCTCCATCATcataattctggaaaaaaataagcaaaaggcATGTTACGTTCCTCACCTGTCCTATGGAGACTCTCAATTCTACGAGATTTTTCCCctgatttaatttttattattcctgATTTAAAAAGCTACTAATTCCATTAGTAGATGGAGGCTATCGATGTAAACTGATTAAATAATCATTGTTGTTGTTACACTGCTGTCATGTTAATGAGGAAAAAATCGTGTACATGATGATTTCTGACATGTGTCATGTATTCATTGCAGGAGAAAGTCTCTACCAACATTGTCTCTACCAAATCTCTACCAAAGTCTCTACCAACATTGTGTGGTTGTTGCTGTCTGTACTAACAGGACCAGGGAAATCTGTAAGTGTGCAAACATTAAGTATGGTGTTTCCACTGTCTGGCACTATGTATGCACTAAAGAAATTGTTCTCATACAATATCGTCCTTGTGGAGGAGCTTCTCTTTAGGCTGGAGACTGAAAAGTTTGTGCAGACCATTCTAAAGACACCACTTTTTTATGGTGTCTCTTGCTGCATATTGGATACAGCACCTAAAGGGAAACATATTCAGTGATAAGGCTATTTTTAAAGCTTACTTGCTCTTTGTCTTactaaaatacagtgaaaaaagaGATCTGATTTATACAAGTGgtgaatttaaacaaaacaagaagattCTGATTGCTCTTCTGTGTGATAACTTAAGAAAGGAATCAAGCTGCTGCTTCCATTTGTCTTTGTATCTCACTTCCTTTTGTTGGGATAGAAG
It contains:
- the LOC112988721 gene encoding LOW QUALITY PROTEIN: baculoviral IAP repeat-containing protein 1 (The sequence of the model RefSeq protein was modified relative to this genomic sequence to represent the inferred CDS: inserted 8 bases in 6 codons; deleted 3 bases in 2 codons; substituted 2 bases at 2 genomic stop codons), which codes for MSAKENPTVEMDDGKICELNPSLLQALFSHLNLDFQKLAKKKEAEFQQLRDQLQGGYNPTIRIERSRLKSFLSYNSYSWSQTEMAAAGFYHMDVESSVQCFCCGLVLFATKVRCSPYEQXKRLHPMCEFVLGKEVGNISKXDIRVEYLEKNPAEHIYRYEEEAILQSVDGCLLYAGGKQPALLARVGFFSAGEKDIVQCFACGGCLGNWEDGDDPWREHAKWFPECEFLQSRKSSEEIXIQSYCGFFGVVSDSRPKLSLISNICDCKGDPILIIFEDGGVRLDSFKTWPAKSCVKATTLAKAEFFYIGLYQVYWLYKHRTSRRSTVECRWDTDVSCIHCRRKSLPTLSLPNLYQSLYQHCVVVAVCTNRTREICKCAXTLSMVFPLSGTMYALKKLFSYNIVLVEELLFRLETEKFVQTILKTPLFMVSLAAYWIQHLKGNIFSDKAIFKAYLLFVLLKYSEKRDLIYTSAAALPSLVSLKVLDLNSQFFDDKEASEIFAYNXGFLFNLEVLILPSGKGXRSAAKLIVQQCLCLLHLRYFSFTLSLDDDSLLEIAKVAASGGFQKLEELSSLANHSVKETRWRNFFKTLNNTPSLKXLNISFMFMHQSKASXTSFVQCVSRLPGLVTIGMLGWLLDAEDLKMFDIMKEQHPQSRSLKLSWEWLLPLSPSIQD